A segment of the Aureliella helgolandensis genome:
AGTGCAGACGGCGAATTAAAAATTCGTTTTTCGAAAAGAAATCCAGGCTTGTTGCGCTCATCGGGATGCTGATGTCGAGTTGGAGGTTTCCAGACTAAAAGATTGAGTCCACCGGCACTTGCTGATCACCAACAGGTGCCTTTCCCCACTTCACGGGTCCACTTCGATCGAAACGTGGCGGACCTGGGCAGGAATGTCCGGAGTCGCTTGTTTCGTGCACACGGGGAATGGGCTGTCACTACAAGTGAGTGAACTTTAGCGACAGAACTCGCCTGCTAATATATCGGAATTATAGATCAGTGGGCAGTGCACTCGGCCAAGTTGAGCGGGTGCCCTGGATTTTTGGGGAAATGGCTGGCGAAACAGCGGCTGTCCATTGGTAATCCTTGCACGAAGCAGAGGTGCGGCAAATAGTACCGGCACGCCGCCGGCACCAATCCGCCGGACACCTGTTAGTCGAGTGTCGACAGGGGAACCTCTGGCAGCGTCATGCGCGTGGATTCGTCGAGTGGATGTCCTCTCAGAAACTCACTAGCAAACATTTCCCGCTTGCCGGCTGGCTGCAGCAACCCAACCAGGAGCACACCTCCCTGGCACTGAATGCCCAGCATGCGATCCCACGGAGCCTCCCAAGTTGGATCCACTTGCTCCGCTTCAACGACGGCCACACCTCCAGGTTCCAATTGCTTCCACCCTGCAACCGAATTGCTCCACCTGGCTCCTCGTATTTGGATCCTGAAAGACTTCCCGGCGCCCCAAGTCAACACTCCGAAGGTCCCTGGCCACGGCTGGCAGGCGCGGACCAACCGCACCAAGTACTCTCCCGGAAGTCGGAAGTCGAGTTGGCCATCCGCCTTAGAAAATCGCGGCGCCTTGGTGACTTGCGTCTTATCTTGCCGCATGCCGATCGCTTGCTCTCCATCCCAGCCCTCCAGCGTCCGGACTGCAGCTACGGTTGCGTCCACCCCTAGCTCTGCCAGACGCGGCTCGAGTTGGCCGGCCGTCTCATCGGCTCGAATCAAAGTGGACAGGCTCTCAAGGGCGGGTCCCGCGTCGAGTCGTGGAGTCATGTGAATGACGGTAATGCCCGCTTCTTGATCCCCTCGCAAGAGCGCCCACTGCACCGGTGCAGCCCCACGATGCCGGGGAAGAATCGAACCGTGCAGATTGATTCCGCCCAGCCGAGCCGCGCCCAAGCATGCGTCCGATAGAATTTGCCCGTAGTCACACACGAAGAACAGGTCGGCTTGGTACGCCGCCACGCGCTCGATCGCTTCTACCGAATTGATGCTTGCGGGTTCAAAGACTTCAATCCCCTCGGCTTTCGCCCACTCATAAACGGGCCGCGGGGGCGCCTTCTTAGCGCGAGCATCCGCCGCCGGCCGGGTCACCACCAAAGGAACATCATGCCCATCCTGGAGCAGGCGAACACACGTAGGTACGGCAAAGGGGCCTGTCCCCATGACAACAATTCGCATCGATTCCTCTTTATTTATGATTCAATTTCTCGTGCAGGAGCTCTTAACGTCCACGCCAATACCATCTGTCATATCAACACTGGATTTTTCTGGATACCACTCTGAATCTGGATACCACTCTGAATCCCGTCAGGCGACTCATTCTAGGAATAAAGCTCTGAACAGGAGCGGCAACGCCGGCGTACAGTGCAGCAGGCTCCCTCGAAGCTCAGCAACGCACACGGCTTCGTCCAGCACACGGCTTCGTCCAGCACACGGCTTCGTCCAGCACACAGCTTCGTCCATAACACGTACTCATAATCAGCATCTCAGGCCGTAATGGTGAATTGCGGATCCCTCAACGCCTCGGGCCGCGTCAAATTCTACAATTCGCGTTCCTTCAAAAAAGAGTGCAATAATCCGTTTTGTATCGTATTATTGAGTAGAGACGCGGTCCACCGGATTACCAACGGACTTGTGTTGCCTCCCAAAACGACGCATGGTACGATGAATCGCATGATACGGACAGCAATTACCTACGCTTTGATCGTGACCCTGTGGGCTTGTCCCCTGCGGTGCCTCGTCGACAGCTTGCTCATACAGCCCACGAGCTCGACGGCGGTTCGTCACTGCGCATGCTGCAGTCTCCCGGCCGGTTCCGATGCGGAATCAGCAGCCGGATCCCAGTCTCTCCCCACCGATCGAGATTCCGCTCCTGGAGAGACAGGGAGTTGCCTGTGCGACGGAGCAATTCTTGACACGCTATCGGTGCTACCCGACTTCTCTCTCGAGCAGGTCGATTCGCTTCCTGGCTGCTTGGCCATGGTTCCCGAAAGCAATGTAGCTCGGCGTCTGCGTCTAGCTGGGATGCACCACGAACGATGCGTCAATTCGGCGGGTCGCAGTGCGCGCATCGCCCACCAATCTTGGCTGCTCTGAGTGCTTACGGGCACTCTCTTCTTCTAGAGCAAGCTTAAAATGGCTCCGATTTTCCGTGCCATGCCGCGCGTCGATCGGAAATGTTTTGGGCTGACCGACAGATTTCTGGCGTTTGCTCCTAGAACAGGGAATTGCTTCGCAGATCGCAGTCCTCATCTGCGGTGTTTGCCTAGCAAGTTTGATGGTCTTCATGTCATGACAGCTTGTTCACGGAATGGAGTTTCCAGTCCGAACGCGCATTGGACTCCCACGTCGCACTAACGCACAAGCCTTCTGCGCGTTGCCCACCGGCGGGTTGAAATAAAAGCCGGACGCCCGCGCAACGAAGAAACGAAGAGTAGTGGTTGCTAGACGGTGAAGGGCAAACACAACCTTCACGACAGCACTCCCATCACTCTCAAGTCAGCCAGCCTGCGGGCGCCTAGGATTTCGACAATCCAGTGGCTGTCGCTAGTTAGCTCACCCATTAGCTCACGAAAGCAAGGCAGGCGTTTTACTCCACCACGTCGACGCTGCCCCTCCTTTCCTTCCCTTAGATTTCGAGACAAACGGAGCGAATGAATGCTACTTCCTTGGGAGTATGGTGTGCGCAATCTACTGCGTCGCCCGCTGCGCACCGCCTTGACATTGATTGCCCTATCGACGGTGGTAATGCTGGTGTTCGTGGTGGTTGGATTTTTGCGTGGGCTCGAACGCTCACTCGCAACCAGCGGCGATCCCGATGTCGTTTTGGTCTATTCGGTCAACTCAATCGAAAACATTGAAAACTCGTCCATTCCGGCCCAAACCGCTTCGCTCCTGACGGCCAGCCTCGAAGGAATTGAACACCGCTACGGAGTTTCTTACGCTAGCCCCGAACTCTACCTGGGCACGCGAGTTCTCACCGCCGAGGCAACCGAAGGTCTAGGACTGGTACGCGGAGTTACGCACACCGCCCCACTGGTGCGACGCGGAGTTCGCATCCTCGATGGGCACTGGCCACGTGCTGGTGAGGTCATTGTTGGAAGATTAGCCGCAGCCAAGCTTGGCTGCGAGGCAGAATCGCTGGCAGTGGGGCAGTCCCTTGAATTCGAAGGGTCCAGTTGGACGATCGCAGGACATTTTGCTGCCGCTGGCGGTGCGTTCGAATCCGAGATCTGGTGCGACCTGCCCGAATTCCAGAATGCCACCAAACGCCAAGACCTCTCCTTGGTCGCCCTGCTCCTATCCCCGCAAAGCAATGCTGCGATCATCGAGCTCTTCTGCAAAGAGCGAACCGACCTAGAGCTGCACGGTCTGCGCGAAACCGACTACTACCAAACCCTGCAACAACACTACCAACCCGTGCGTTTACTCGCCTGGCTAGTGGTCGTGCTCGTTTCCGCTGCCGGTGTCTTTGCGGGACTCAATATGATGTATGGCGCGGTCGCTGGCCGCATTCGCGAGATTGCTACCCTACAAGCGATTGGCTTTCGCAGGGGCGCCATTCTGCTCAGTATTGTTCAAGAGGGTGTCCTCCTGGCCGCAGCCGGTTCTTTGGTTTCGGGCACCTTAGCCTTCACACTGCTCAATGGTGTTGCCGTCCGTTTCACGATGGGAGCCTTTCGGCTCAACATCGATAGCACGGCAATTTTGTTGGGCTGTAGCGTGGGAATTTCTCTCGGAATACTGGGGGCGATCCCACCCGCCCTCAAAGCACTTAGATCGGAGGTCGCCGTTAGTCTGAAAGCTGTTTAGATCCGCTGAGTTCAGAGGCATCTAGCCTCTGAACCGTTAATTTTCTGCCCCATAAATTTAAATGGAATGTACCTATGAAAACCTTACCTACCTTGGCCCTGCTCGGATCCCTCCTCCTGTGCACCGGATGTGCAGAATCCAAAGTCGCCTTCACTGCTAGCGATGCTGGCGACGACGCCGCAAGTGCCTACCTCGTCTCACAAGAACCCAAGGATGCGATGTCTGTTGGGCAAGCTCGCAAAGAAGTTGAAGATGCGAATGAGGTCACCCTGGTCGGCCGCATCGGCGGCTCCTACAAACCGTTTGTCGATGGCATTGCCGCATTCACCATTGTGGACTCAAGCGTTCCCCATTGCGCTCCTGAAGAAGGCTGCCCCACTCCGTGGGATTATTGCTGCACGATGAATCAAGTGAAGGATAACATTGCTACCGTCAAAGTAGTTGACGAAAGCGGTGCACCGGTAACTCAGGATGCCCGAGAGTTGCTCCAAGTCAAAGAGCTATCCACGGTGGTCGTTCATGGAACGGCCCAGCGCGACGATCAAGGAAACCTGTCTGTCCTGGCCAGAGAAGTTTTTGTCCGCCCCGCCAGCTAGGTCTCAGCCAACTAGGCCTCAGACACGCGCTGATGCTCGACCGCAGAGAGCGTTCGCAGGCCTGGTAGTCACTGGTGTCCCCCAGGGCTGCCATCCTGCGGCGCACTCCTGCCGCAGCATCGGTCCGTTAAGTCCTAGTGGTTTCGTGCCAACAATCGCCCGTTCCAGGCAATCAATTCCCGCACCACCGTTGCCAAGCCGCCGTTTGGCTCCGGTGCTCACGTTCAGTTTTTCACGAATCGAGGAACACAATCCGAATGGCCACACCCAACATCGACCTCAGCCAGCTTGCACTGGAGCGACCAGAAGTCACGCCGGCTGCGGAGAGTGCTGCAGCTGGAAAAGCAATTCGCAGATGGTTGGTACGCTATGGATTGCCAGCAGCGATCTTGTTGGGTTTCAGCACCCTCTTTCTGGCTGCCCTAGGATTTCAGTTGACACCAATTACACCGGTGGAAGTAACACCGGTCGTCGTAAAGCGCAATAGTGCGCCCGCTCAAGGCACACCGCTCTTTCAGGCGCCTGGCTGGATAGAGCCGTGCCCCACCGCCATCAACGTTGCAGCCCTGGCACCCGGGGTGATCGAAGAATTGCTAGTGGTCGAAGGGCAAGCAATGACTGCCGGAGATCCGGTGGCTAGACTGATTCCCATCGACTCTGAGATAGAACTCGAGCAAGCGCAGGTGAGGCTGGCCATCCAAAAGGCAGAGCTCAAGCGGGCGGAGGCGGCGCGGAATGCTGCCCAGATCCGACTTGCCCAACCCGTGCATCTCCAGGTTCAGTTGGCAGATGCTCAGAGTATGTTGGCCAAAACTCAAACCGAGTTGGCCAAACTCCCGTTTCAGATTGAAGCAGCTACGGCAGATGCGCGTTTTTTGAAAGAGAGTCTGGATGGCAAGAACGCCGCTCGCTCCGCAATTGCAGCCATCGTCGTCAAAGACTCCGAACGCGAGTACGCAGCCGCGGATGCCGTCCTCCGGGAACTCAAGCAACGGGGGCCCAATCTTCAGCAGGAGGCCGACGCCCTGCAGGCCAAGGTCGACGCCTTGCAAACCCAGGCCGACCTACTGGTGGAGGAGCATCGCCAGTTCGAGGAAGCAGAGGCAAATGTCAGTTCACAAACAGCGTTGTTGAAGCAGGCTGCGGTTCGCTTGCGACTGGCTGAACTGGCTGTCGAGCGGAATATGATTCGAGCACCGATCTCAGGACGCATCCTGAGGATTCTGGCAGTGCCAGGCACGCGCGTCATGGGACTCGACTCCATTGCGGGGCAAAGTTCCAGCACAGTGGCGGAGATGTATGACCCAGCGTCGCTGCAGGTTCGCGTTGACGTCCGACTCGAAGAGGTCCCGTTGGTCATTGAGGGACAACAGGTCCGCATTCAAACGGCCTCTTACCCCTCACCGCTACAGGGAATTGTGTTGCAGACAACCAGTTCGGCAAGCATTCAAAAAAACACCTTAGAAGTCAAAGTAAAATTGCTCGACCCGCCACGCAACGTTAGTCCCGAGATGTTGGTCACCGCCACGTTCCTATCCGCTGCCATCAGTTCCGAGGAAACGCAAAACTCCCAGGAAGAACGCCTGTTCGTTCCGAGCCAATTGGTAAAGCAGGCAGCCACCGGAGAAGAGCAGGGAGTGTGGATCGTCGATGCAGACAATCGCGCTCAATTTGTCCCTCTCCAACTGGGGCAGCAGGGAGAAGACGGTCTGGTCGAAGTGCAAAAGGGGCTCAGCATTACCGACAAAATTATCGCATCGGACCAGAATCGCCTACATCCTGGCATGCGCGTTCACATTACCGCCCAAGATAGCCAGCTAGGACTGAGATAGCGTCGGCACGGCAGCCTATCGCTAGCTCACCAGGAAGCAACAGGCGCACCACTCAACGCGGACGGCCTGCTTCCGCCCATCAACACTCAACCTCAGGAAAATGAATGAGCATCGTCAATCTTCAACAAGTGAGCAAAAGCTTTAGCAAGGGTGAGGAAGTCATCACCCCCCTGCGGGAAGTCGATCTGGAAATCCACGCCGGAGAATTTGTTTCGCTGATGGGCCCAAGTGGAACCGGGAAGAGCACTCTGCTCAATTTAGTCAGTGGCATCGATCGGCCAGATGCTGGCAAGGTCATCGTAGCTGGCACCGATCTGACTCACCTGAATCGCAACCGCTTAGCGGATTGGCGGGCGGCAAACCTAGGCTATATCTTCCAGACCCACAACTTGATCCCAGTCCTAACCGCCTACGAGAACGTTGAGCTGCCGACGCTGCTGTTGAAACTCACCTCCAAGCAACGCCGGGAACGCGTCAATCTGGCCCTTGCCGCAGTTGGACTCAGCGAGCGGGCAGGGCATTATCCTCGTCAGCTATCTGGCGGTCAGGAACAACGCGTGGGAATTGCAAGAGCCATTGTGGCACACCCCAAGGTCGTCGTTGCCGATGAACCGACCGGTAGCCTTGATTCAGAAACGAGCGAACAAATCCAACACCTACTGCAACGGTTGAACCGAGAGCTCAACATTACCATGCTGATGGTGACCCACGATCGCGAAGTCGCCGCGATTGCCTCGCGTCAGCTAACGCTCGACCGTGGAAAGTTCCTGACTGCGGAGGATCTGGCTCCATGCTAACTTACGTTCTCAAAACCTTGATTCGCCATCAAACGCGAAGCTTTCTGACGATTTCTGGCGCCGCAGTGGCGATGTTTGTCTTCTGTTTTGTCGGTTCGGTGCAAGAAGGCCTGGAGCGTCTAACCAGTGGCGCCGACGCAGATCGCAGCCTCATCGTCTTCCAGGAAAACCGTTTCTGCCCCACGACGAGCCGACTGCCTCAAGACTATGCTCGCAAAATCCAAAAGTTAGAGGGCGTGAAGGATGTTATGCCCATTCAAGTTTGGACCAATAACTGTCGCGCGAGTCTCGATATCGTAG
Coding sequences within it:
- a CDS encoding methionyl-tRNA formyltransferase codes for the protein MRIVVMGTGPFAVPTCVRLLQDGHDVPLVVTRPAADARAKKAPPRPVYEWAKAEGIEVFEPASINSVEAIERVAAYQADLFFVCDYGQILSDACLGAARLGGINLHGSILPRHRGAAPVQWALLRGDQEAGITVIHMTPRLDAGPALESLSTLIRADETAGQLEPRLAELGVDATVAAVRTLEGWDGEQAIGMRQDKTQVTKAPRFSKADGQLDFRLPGEYLVRLVRACQPWPGTFGVLTWGAGKSFRIQIRGARWSNSVAGWKQLEPGGVAVVEAEQVDPTWEAPWDRMLGIQCQGGVLLVGLLQPAGKREMFASEFLRGHPLDESTRMTLPEVPLSTLD
- a CDS encoding ABC transporter permease, yielding MLLPWEYGVRNLLRRPLRTALTLIALSTVVMLVFVVVGFLRGLERSLATSGDPDVVLVYSVNSIENIENSSIPAQTASLLTASLEGIEHRYGVSYASPELYLGTRVLTAEATEGLGLVRGVTHTAPLVRRGVRILDGHWPRAGEVIVGRLAAAKLGCEAESLAVGQSLEFEGSSWTIAGHFAAAGGAFESEIWCDLPEFQNATKRQDLSLVALLLSPQSNAAIIELFCKERTDLELHGLRETDYYQTLQQHYQPVRLLAWLVVVLVSAAGVFAGLNMMYGAVAGRIREIATLQAIGFRRGAILLSIVQEGVLLAAAGSLVSGTLAFTLLNGVAVRFTMGAFRLNIDSTAILLGCSVGISLGILGAIPPALKALRSEVAVSLKAV
- a CDS encoding efflux RND transporter periplasmic adaptor subunit, whose protein sequence is MATPNIDLSQLALERPEVTPAAESAAAGKAIRRWLVRYGLPAAILLGFSTLFLAALGFQLTPITPVEVTPVVVKRNSAPAQGTPLFQAPGWIEPCPTAINVAALAPGVIEELLVVEGQAMTAGDPVARLIPIDSEIELEQAQVRLAIQKAELKRAEAARNAAQIRLAQPVHLQVQLADAQSMLAKTQTELAKLPFQIEAATADARFLKESLDGKNAARSAIAAIVVKDSEREYAAADAVLRELKQRGPNLQQEADALQAKVDALQTQADLLVEEHRQFEEAEANVSSQTALLKQAAVRLRLAELAVERNMIRAPISGRILRILAVPGTRVMGLDSIAGQSSSTVAEMYDPASLQVRVDVRLEEVPLVIEGQQVRIQTASYPSPLQGIVLQTTSSASIQKNTLEVKVKLLDPPRNVSPEMLVTATFLSAAISSEETQNSQEERLFVPSQLVKQAATGEEQGVWIVDADNRAQFVPLQLGQQGEDGLVEVQKGLSITDKIIASDQNRLHPGMRVHITAQDSQLGLR
- a CDS encoding ABC transporter ATP-binding protein, coding for MSIVNLQQVSKSFSKGEEVITPLREVDLEIHAGEFVSLMGPSGTGKSTLLNLVSGIDRPDAGKVIVAGTDLTHLNRNRLADWRAANLGYIFQTHNLIPVLTAYENVELPTLLLKLTSKQRRERVNLALAAVGLSERAGHYPRQLSGGQEQRVGIARAIVAHPKVVVADEPTGSLDSETSEQIQHLLQRLNRELNITMLMVTHDREVAAIASRQLTLDRGKFLTAEDLAPC